The Pelobates fuscus isolate aPelFus1 chromosome 2, aPelFus1.pri, whole genome shotgun sequence genome has a segment encoding these proteins:
- the LOC134585507 gene encoding odorant receptor 131-2-like: MNTSTNASSLSHLRETIKACVYLVDFLICSVFTILILHTVLRDAALRKEVRFYFLCHHLVCLTLFFGLGTIFCGIRAFRFNVPVLVCWVIFAVQIVIGRGVLLTLVLMALNTCVAVCWPLKHHALVHSVKRKIVACMWTIALLDPLISVIYESIKKPLELLVLLDPTCPSGLTSLASRISGVIFTLLVLGLILASYILLYREGKRAGHFNSSNVHARRTIIIHGIQIVFHILPVIINISIGGKTRYIALDVTSFIIFSLAQCLSPVVYGLRSSDLRNKLFRRQH, from the coding sequence ATGAACACATCCACCAATGCTTCCAGCTTAAGTCATCTTAGAGAGACAATCAAGGCATGTGTATACCTGGTAGacttccttatctgttctgtattCACCATTCTGATCCTGCACACTGTATTGAGGGATGCTGCCTTGAGAAAGGAAGTGCGTTTCTACTTTTTGTGCCACCATCTTGTTTGCTTGACTTTATTCTTTGGTTTGGGAACCATATTTTGTGGTATACGGGCATTTAGATTTAACGTTCCAGTCCTTGTGTGCTGGGTCATCTTTGCTGTACAGATAGTGATTGGTAGAGGAGTTCTGTTAACCCTTGTCTTGATGGCATTGAACACTTGTGTTGCCGTGTGCTGGCCACTGAAACATCATGCACTTGTCCACTCCGTTAAGCGCAAAATTGTTGCATGCATGTGGACGATTGCACTGCTTGATCCTCTTATATCAGTAATATATGAAAGTATAAAGAAACCTCTGGAATTACTTGTACTCTTAGATCCAACTTGCCCTTCGGGTCTTACAAGCTTGGCTTCCAGAATAAGTGGTGTCATTTTCACACTCTTGGTACTTGGCCTAATCTTGGCTtcctatattttactatacagagAAGGGAAAAGAGCTGGACATTTTAACAGCTCAAACGTCCATGCCAGACGAACCATCATCATACATGGGATACAGATTGTTTTTCACATTCTTCCGGTGATAATAAACATTTCAATAGGTGGAAAAACCAGATACATTGCCTTGGACGTGACTAGTTTCATTATCTTTAGCCTCGCTCAGTGCCTCAGTCCTGTCGTTTACGGATTAAGATCTTCTGACCTGAGAAACAAACTCTTTAGAAGGCAACATTAA